A DNA window from Aquarana catesbeiana isolate 2022-GZ linkage group LG01, ASM4218655v1, whole genome shotgun sequence contains the following coding sequences:
- the LOC141128666 gene encoding olfactory receptor 6F1-like, protein MVYPENCTAVTEILVIGFKPYYGFRIPMFVAFLIIYLLIFSENLMIIYIIWSSNRLKSPMFFSIKSMCVLELVSITNMLPMMLHYIVSERPTITVTGCSIQSVMYGIAGYVGSFHYALMSYDRYLAVCHPLRYSSFVNDVIYLRVVIAFWIISIAFSGVIAGLLSQLQCCGPNTIDHLFCDFYPFLDLVTSDTTPIRFYTVVISALMILITILSVFITYTFIIHSILKIPSSSGRKKTFSTCSSHLIVFSMQYSASFSVYVLPAEIVTHQVTNIYTIVQFCWTPLMNPLIYTFNNKEFRAECMRKIKKINRSTWFK, encoded by the coding sequence ATGGTGTATCCAGAGAACTGCACAGCCGTCACTGAAATTCTGGTTATTGGATTTAAACCTTATTATGGCTTCCGGATTCCAATGTTTGTTGCGTTTCTCATCATTTATCTTTTGATATTTAGTGAAAATCTGATGATCATCTATATCATTTGGAGCAGCAACCGTCTTAAGTCTCCCatgtttttttcaattaaaagCATGTGCGTACTTGAACTGGTGAGCATTACAAATATGCTTCCAATGATGCTCCATTATATCGTTTCTGAAAGACCGACCATCACTGTAACTGGCTGCAGCATACAATCAGTTATGTACGGGATTGCAGGATATGTTGGGAGTTTTCATTATGCTTTAATGTCTTATGACCGATACCTGGCTGTTTGCCATCCTTTGCGCTATTCTTCTTTTGTGAATGATGTCATCTATCTTCGAGTGGTCATTGCTTTTTGGATTATTTCCATTGCATTTTCAGGTGTCATAGCTGGTTTACTAAGCCAGTTACAATGTTGTGGTCCTAACACAATTGACCATTTATTCTGTGACTTTTATCCATTCCTGGACCTGGTCACCTCTGATACAACACCTATTCGCTTCTATACTGTTGTGATTAGCGCCTTGATGATACTTATCACAATTCTATCGGTTTTTATAACATACACGTTTATAATTCATTCGATTCTTAAAATTCCCTCATCCTCTGGTAGGAAGAAGACCTTCTCTACATGTAGCTCTCACCTCATCGTGTTCTCTATGCAGTACAGTGCCAGTTTTAGTGTCTATGTGCTGCCTGCTGAAATAGTGACACATCAAGTCACCAACATTTACACAATTGTACAGTTTTGCTGGACCCCGTTAATGAACCCACTGATCTATACATTTAACAATAAAGAGTTTCGGGCTGAATGTATGAGGAAGATTAAGAAAATAAATAGGTCAACTTGGTTCAAGTAA